One Streptomyces sp. NBC_01237 genomic region harbors:
- a CDS encoding putative bifunctional diguanylate cyclase/phosphodiesterase, translating into MSGTSEGPRPTAGPAAPDPTPLSVTERDAAEPAASDTVAPTASELRDYRAAFRVATMPMAVVDARGQVVSANDALGGLLGTAPSALAAQPAADLVDLAADGHIWHAYREVLLGRRSRFRCTRRLKHPDGRPLWAEITVVPMHGAEISEGADISDGAGSPYGPGTLSGPGTSETAEGSDAAETSDGAEGSDGGTVGRMLMSVADVSDRHELHKRLRHLQMHDPVTRLPNRTLFFERLSTALETPYQDDTLPRHGRIGLCYLDLDGFKAVNDTLGHRIGDRLLAAVAGRLTDCAGSETRHRGGSPLVARLGGDEFAILVEDSSGTEQLTDLAHALLVAIQQPFDLAGQRLSVSASIGVVERATAGTSPTGLMQAADTTLYWAKADGKARWTLFDPERNAHRMTRQALASTLRPAVERGEFTLEYQPLVGMADGVVHGVEALIRWNHPRFGVLAPNRFIAIAEEDGSIVQLGRWVLRTACRQARHWQLDHPDAPPLFISVNVAVRQVWDSDLVADVAEILADTGLEPGLLQLELTESAVMGSAGRPLRALQELSDMGVRIAIDDFGTGYSNLAYLSRLPVSVLKLDGSFVRGFRYDDGTHPSPADETIVEAMVQLAHRLGLTVTAECVETAGQAERLRRIGCDTGQGWLYSRAVAPEQIAGLIGARPLP; encoded by the coding sequence GTGAGCGGAACCTCCGAAGGGCCGAGGCCCACGGCAGGCCCAGCAGCCCCCGACCCCACGCCCCTTTCCGTCACGGAGCGTGACGCGGCGGAACCCGCGGCCTCGGACACGGTGGCACCCACGGCCTCCGAGCTGCGCGACTACCGCGCCGCGTTCCGGGTCGCCACCATGCCCATGGCCGTGGTCGACGCGCGGGGCCAGGTCGTCAGCGCCAACGACGCGCTGGGCGGACTGCTGGGCACCGCCCCGTCGGCCCTGGCCGCGCAGCCGGCGGCCGACCTGGTCGACCTCGCAGCGGACGGCCACATCTGGCACGCGTACCGCGAGGTGCTGCTCGGCCGGCGCTCCCGGTTCCGCTGCACCCGCCGGCTCAAGCATCCCGACGGGCGCCCGCTGTGGGCCGAGATCACCGTCGTACCGATGCACGGGGCGGAGATCTCGGAGGGGGCGGATATCTCGGACGGGGCGGGGAGTCCGTACGGGCCGGGGACCTTGTCCGGGCCGGGGACCTCGGAGACGGCGGAGGGCTCGGACGCGGCGGAGACCTCGGACGGGGCGGAGGGCTCGGACGGGGGCACCGTCGGCCGGATGCTGATGTCGGTCGCGGACGTCAGCGACCGGCACGAGCTCCACAAGCGGCTGCGCCACCTCCAGATGCACGACCCGGTGACCCGGCTGCCCAACCGGACCCTGTTCTTCGAGCGGCTCTCGACGGCCCTGGAGACCCCGTACCAGGACGACACACTGCCCCGGCACGGCCGGATCGGGCTCTGCTACCTCGACCTGGACGGGTTCAAGGCGGTCAACGACACCCTGGGCCACCGGATAGGCGACCGGCTGCTCGCGGCCGTCGCCGGGCGGCTCACCGACTGCGCCGGGAGCGAGACCCGGCACCGGGGCGGCAGCCCTCTGGTCGCCCGGCTGGGCGGTGACGAGTTCGCGATCCTGGTGGAGGACTCCTCGGGCACGGAACAGCTCACCGATCTCGCCCACGCGCTGCTCGTCGCGATCCAGCAGCCCTTCGACCTGGCCGGGCAGCGGCTCTCGGTCTCCGCGTCGATCGGGGTGGTGGAACGGGCCACGGCCGGTACCTCGCCCACCGGTCTGATGCAGGCCGCCGACACCACGCTGTACTGGGCCAAGGCGGACGGCAAGGCCCGCTGGACCCTCTTCGACCCCGAGCGCAACGCCCACCGCATGACCCGCCAGGCGCTCGCCTCGACGCTCCGGCCCGCCGTGGAGCGCGGTGAGTTCACCCTGGAGTACCAGCCGCTGGTCGGGATGGCCGACGGGGTCGTCCACGGGGTGGAGGCCCTGATCCGGTGGAACCATCCGCGGTTCGGGGTGCTGGCACCGAACCGGTTCATCGCGATCGCCGAGGAGGACGGCTCGATCGTCCAGCTCGGCCGGTGGGTGCTGCGCACCGCGTGCCGGCAGGCGCGGCACTGGCAGCTGGACCACCCGGACGCGCCGCCGCTGTTCATCAGCGTCAACGTCGCCGTACGGCAGGTCTGGGACTCCGATCTGGTCGCCGATGTGGCCGAGATCCTGGCCGACACCGGACTGGAGCCGGGGCTGCTGCAACTGGAGCTGACCGAGTCCGCGGTGATGGGCTCGGCGGGCCGCCCGCTGCGGGCCCTCCAGGAGCTGAGCGACATGGGCGTACGGATCGCCATCGACGACTTCGGCACCGGCTATTCGAACCTCGCCTATCTGAGCCGGCTGCCCGTCTCCGTACTGAAGCTGGACGGTTCCTTCGTCCGGGGCTTCCGTTACGACGACGGCACCCACCCCAGCCCCGCCGACGAGACGATCGTCGAGGCGATGGTGCAGTTGGCGCACCGGCTGGGGCTGACCGTCACCGCGGAGTGCGTGGAGACGGCGGGGCAGGCGGAGCGGCTGCGCAGGATCGGGTGCGACACCGGGCAGGGGTGGCTGTACTCGCGGGCGGTCGCGCCGGAACAGATCGCCGGGCTGATCGGTGCGCGACCCCTGCCGTAA
- a CDS encoding LLM class flavin-dependent oxidoreductase, translating to MDEIRGDEIRGTAGGTASVPLSVLDLVTVGQGRTATQALRTSVEIAKLTERRGFHRFWVAEHHSMPGVASSSPAVILAHLAAHTERIRLGSGGVMLPNHAPLVIAEQFGTLEAMAPGRVDLGLGRAPGTDGATAAALRRTERLGEGADDFPQQLAELIRFLDDDFPDGHPYARIHAVPGPVQATAPGGVQSAGRPPVWLLGSSGFSARLAGVLGLPFAFAHHFSAQNTVPALDLYRESFKPSAVLDAPYALIGVSALAADDEREARRQVLTGALSMVRLRTGRPGLIPSPEEAEAYSFSPMEREFVDSWLSNVIHGTADEVRTGLDDLAKRTGADELMITANAHGGDARLRSYDLIADAYGLPA from the coding sequence GTGGACGAGATCCGAGGCGACGAGATTCGCGGCACCGCAGGCGGAACGGCCTCCGTGCCCCTGTCCGTGCTCGACCTGGTGACCGTGGGGCAGGGCCGCACCGCGACCCAGGCCCTGCGCACCAGCGTGGAGATCGCCAAGCTGACCGAGCGCCGCGGCTTCCACCGCTTCTGGGTCGCCGAGCACCACTCCATGCCGGGCGTCGCCTCGTCGTCCCCGGCCGTGATCCTGGCGCACCTCGCCGCCCACACCGAGCGCATCCGGCTCGGCTCCGGCGGCGTGATGCTGCCCAATCACGCCCCGCTCGTCATCGCCGAACAGTTCGGCACGCTGGAGGCCATGGCCCCCGGCCGCGTCGACCTGGGCCTGGGTCGCGCCCCCGGCACGGACGGCGCGACCGCCGCCGCGCTGCGCCGCACCGAGCGGCTCGGCGAGGGCGCCGACGACTTCCCGCAGCAGCTCGCCGAGCTGATCAGGTTCCTCGACGACGACTTCCCCGACGGTCACCCGTACGCCCGGATCCACGCCGTGCCCGGCCCGGTCCAGGCCACCGCGCCCGGCGGGGTGCAGTCCGCCGGGCGCCCGCCCGTGTGGCTGCTGGGCTCCTCCGGCTTCAGTGCCCGGCTGGCCGGTGTCCTCGGGCTGCCGTTCGCCTTCGCCCACCACTTCTCGGCCCAGAACACCGTGCCCGCCCTGGACCTCTACCGGGAGTCCTTCAAGCCGTCCGCCGTGCTCGACGCCCCGTACGCCCTCATCGGTGTCTCGGCGCTGGCCGCCGACGACGAGCGCGAGGCCCGCCGCCAGGTGCTCACCGGCGCCCTGTCGATGGTGCGGCTGCGCACCGGCCGGCCGGGCCTCATCCCGAGCCCCGAGGAGGCCGAGGCGTACTCCTTCAGCCCCATGGAGCGGGAGTTCGTCGACAGCTGGCTCTCCAACGTCATCCACGGCACCGCGGACGAGGTCCGCACCGGCCTGGACGACCTGGCCAAGCGCACCGGCGCCGACGAGCTGATGATCACCGCCAACGCCCACGGCGGAGACGCCCGGCTGCGCAGCTACGACCTGATCGCGGACGCGTACGGGCTGCCCGCCTGA